A region of Reichenbachiella carrageenanivorans DNA encodes the following proteins:
- a CDS encoding hybrid sensor histidine kinase/response regulator transcription factor codes for MDFKYLGIEEGLPSNKVFMTLEDQEGFVWMATDNGIARYDGRSLKTYELQNIEDIRKRSFVSLFLGMDGAGTVWLISNNGLLFYYDQGQDQFQYYDQVLPPGATNIYITEFYIDHADRFLIGSFNGVSVYLPKDQSIMQLPDVSKVVSSIIQSDDHTYYIGGRGGIFVLNSELKFLSNLKAKVPKSQWTLDQQRIESLYLQSADHQLWVGTESAGLYSYDLRHDQLTPVGLEREIDISIRSIKDFGGGQFFIGTDGGGIILFDAFKHEVLATATYQDDQQHSLSSNAVYDIQINAQGVVFVSTYRGGVNIYNPQRQKFYDIRHVRGESNSLSNDVVFSIVEPMSGYISFGTDKGISIWNKTQNTWEHLRLDTNEELSKSAVVLSQTVDSQDNLWVASYVYALSQFSPTASGFRLSSSLTRLGDPSKVKRVFFHPHGELLVGTINSSLFSYPPSGEIDSYEIREPSDMEMYSDQKAIITNRDGIALLDLAYKEVTWIGKEKKGSPLSKMVCVSVLVDEERALWVGTIDHGVCKIDVQGNILEQYDTSSGMASNTVLDLLADTENNVWVATPNGISKIAHQKVVNFYESDGLISTDFNRNAAFLDSDGQLYFGTNKGVITFDPKTITPTQIEKKIVLTDFFLNHERILAGAHTVLQKPLNEIEQMSLAYDQNSFSLGFVSIDFMHAAQGQFVWRLDGFDKDWIVGEGQERATYTNLDPGHYTFRLKMTDGLGHQIGDESRLSLTISQPFWKTPWAYMVYFVFILSLVMLLLYFNRLRMESKNAEERLHFLIEMAHEIKTPLTLIRAPLTDLLSNAKTDDAMKESLQVALDSAEKLHKQMMQFLDFRRINVRRDSLQIAPLDLVAFINTKRYAFKVLADKKNIDLKFEHAQPEAMVNSDDKILDKIVSNIISNAIKYTREGGQVALALKVSNKNWTLSVADNGIGISKEDQKRIFTLFYRTQNARSSGSSGSGVGLVLASDLARTMNGSVRLVRSDQSGSEFLITMPMFELADAPLELEDHPMMPAEQELEIESRDNSKLSILMVEDDEALRNYQKSKFESEYHVLTASNGEEAMKIVHASPPDMIISDVVMPKMNGRQLCMNIKSNVATSHIPFILLTGQESKDHVQQGFESGADDYIVKPFEFEILSSKIRNLLKTRAAIKDRFVASEEEETFQDISNELDQKFLDEITSMIEDNISDPELSVNHICHAIGMSRTSLYHKLKALVDMSPAEFIRTIRLKRARKLLLNPMNNISEVAYSTGFSDAKYFSTLFKKYYDQSPSAFVADKKGSH; via the coding sequence ATGGACTTTAAATATCTAGGCATAGAAGAAGGCCTGCCGAGCAACAAAGTCTTTATGACCTTGGAAGACCAAGAGGGCTTTGTATGGATGGCTACCGACAACGGCATAGCCCGATACGACGGCAGATCACTCAAGACCTACGAGCTACAAAACATAGAAGACATCCGTAAGCGTTCGTTTGTGTCCTTATTTCTCGGTATGGATGGAGCGGGTACTGTTTGGTTGATTTCAAATAACGGATTGCTTTTCTATTATGATCAAGGCCAAGATCAATTTCAGTACTACGATCAAGTGCTACCACCTGGAGCTACCAATATCTACATTACCGAATTCTATATCGATCATGCTGATCGTTTTCTCATAGGTTCGTTCAACGGCGTATCGGTCTACTTACCAAAGGATCAATCCATCATGCAGCTGCCAGACGTCAGCAAGGTGGTGTCTTCAATCATCCAATCGGACGATCACACCTACTATATAGGAGGTAGAGGAGGTATATTTGTTTTGAATTCGGAGTTGAAATTCCTTTCAAATTTGAAAGCCAAAGTACCAAAGAGCCAATGGACGCTAGACCAGCAAAGAATAGAATCACTTTATCTACAATCGGCTGATCATCAGCTTTGGGTAGGTACAGAAAGCGCTGGATTGTATAGCTATGATCTGCGTCATGATCAACTCACACCCGTTGGGCTGGAGCGTGAGATAGATATTTCTATACGATCGATCAAAGATTTTGGAGGCGGACAGTTTTTTATAGGGACAGACGGAGGTGGCATCATCCTTTTCGATGCATTCAAGCATGAAGTTTTGGCTACGGCGACCTATCAAGATGATCAGCAGCACTCGCTTAGCTCTAATGCTGTTTACGATATTCAGATCAATGCCCAAGGGGTCGTTTTTGTGTCTACTTATCGCGGGGGAGTCAATATTTACAATCCTCAGAGGCAAAAGTTCTATGATATCAGACACGTACGAGGAGAGAGCAATTCCCTCAGCAACGACGTGGTCTTTTCTATCGTGGAGCCTATGTCTGGCTACATCAGTTTTGGTACAGACAAAGGGATCAGCATTTGGAATAAGACACAAAATACTTGGGAGCATCTGAGGCTGGACACGAACGAAGAATTGTCCAAAAGCGCCGTGGTACTCTCGCAGACAGTAGATAGTCAGGACAATCTTTGGGTGGCTTCTTATGTATATGCCCTGTCTCAATTTTCGCCTACTGCTAGCGGTTTTCGCTTGTCGTCGAGTCTCACGCGGCTCGGAGATCCTTCGAAGGTGAAGCGTGTATTTTTTCATCCGCATGGCGAACTGCTCGTGGGCACGATCAATTCTTCGCTTTTCTCATACCCTCCTTCCGGAGAAATTGATAGTTATGAAATCCGTGAGCCCTCAGATATGGAGATGTATTCGGATCAAAAAGCCATCATAACCAACCGAGATGGTATTGCCCTGTTGGACTTGGCCTACAAGGAGGTGACATGGATAGGAAAGGAGAAGAAGGGCAGTCCACTCTCAAAGATGGTTTGTGTTTCGGTTTTGGTAGATGAGGAGCGGGCACTATGGGTAGGTACCATCGATCATGGCGTATGCAAGATTGATGTCCAAGGAAATATTCTCGAACAGTATGATACGTCATCCGGCATGGCTTCTAATACCGTCTTGGACCTATTGGCCGATACTGAAAACAATGTGTGGGTGGCTACGCCTAATGGGATCAGCAAAATAGCCCACCAAAAGGTGGTGAATTTTTATGAGTCGGATGGACTGATTTCTACCGATTTCAATCGAAATGCTGCTTTTCTAGATAGTGATGGTCAGTTGTATTTTGGCACGAATAAGGGAGTCATCACATTCGACCCGAAAACCATTACACCTACCCAAATCGAAAAGAAAATTGTACTTACCGATTTCTTTCTGAATCATGAACGTATTTTGGCTGGAGCCCATACTGTACTCCAGAAACCCTTGAATGAAATAGAGCAGATGTCATTGGCCTATGACCAAAATTCCTTTTCTCTTGGTTTTGTAAGTATAGATTTTATGCACGCAGCGCAGGGGCAGTTTGTTTGGAGATTAGACGGGTTCGACAAAGATTGGATCGTGGGAGAAGGACAGGAGCGTGCCACCTATACCAACCTCGACCCTGGCCATTATACTTTTCGTTTGAAAATGACAGATGGTCTAGGTCATCAGATTGGAGACGAAAGTAGACTCAGTCTCACGATCAGTCAACCGTTTTGGAAAACTCCTTGGGCCTATATGGTGTACTTCGTTTTCATCCTTTCGTTGGTGATGCTGTTGCTCTATTTCAACAGGCTACGTATGGAATCCAAAAATGCAGAAGAGCGACTACACTTTCTTATCGAAATGGCACACGAAATCAAAACACCACTCACACTCATTCGTGCTCCACTCACCGATCTGCTGAGCAACGCAAAGACGGACGACGCCATGAAGGAAAGTCTACAGGTGGCACTGGATAGCGCCGAAAAGCTGCACAAGCAAATGATGCAGTTTTTGGACTTTAGGAGGATCAATGTGCGCAGAGACAGCCTACAAATAGCACCTCTGGATCTGGTGGCATTTATCAACACCAAACGATACGCCTTCAAAGTGCTGGCAGATAAAAAGAATATTGATCTCAAGTTTGAACACGCCCAGCCCGAGGCAATGGTAAATAGCGACGACAAAATTCTAGATAAGATCGTAAGCAATATCATTTCAAATGCCATCAAATACACCCGTGAAGGCGGGCAGGTTGCATTGGCACTAAAAGTCTCCAATAAAAACTGGACACTGTCCGTGGCCGACAATGGCATTGGCATATCCAAGGAAGACCAAAAGCGGATATTTACTCTGTTTTACCGAACCCAAAATGCCAGATCATCGGGTAGCTCAGGGAGCGGTGTAGGTTTGGTGCTGGCCAGTGATTTGGCCAGGACTATGAATGGCTCGGTCAGGCTAGTGAGGTCAGATCAGAGCGGTTCGGAGTTTCTGATCACCATGCCCATGTTCGAGCTGGCAGATGCGCCATTGGAGCTAGAAGATCACCCGATGATGCCAGCCGAACAAGAGCTAGAGATTGAGTCGCGAGACAACTCCAAGTTGTCGATCCTGATGGTAGAAGACGACGAGGCGCTTCGCAATTATCAAAAATCAAAATTCGAATCAGAATACCATGTGCTCACTGCGTCCAATGGCGAGGAGGCCATGAAAATCGTACACGCCAGCCCGCCAGACATGATCATCAGCGATGTAGTCATGCCCAAAATGAACGGCCGCCAGCTGTGTATGAACATCAAGTCCAACGTAGCCACTAGTCACATTCCGTTCATACTGCTCACAGGTCAGGAGTCCAAAGACCATGTTCAACAGGGATTCGAAAGTGGTGCCGATGACTACATTGTTAAGCCTTTTGAGTTTGAAATTTTGTCTTCCAAAATCCGAAATCTGCTCAAAACTCGTGCTGCGATCAAAGATCGATTCGTAGCCAGCGAAGAAGAAGAAACCTTTCAAGATATATCAAATGAATTAGATCAGAAGTTTCTCGATGAAATCACAAGCATGATAGAAGACAATATCAGTGATCCAGAATTATCTGTAAATCATATTTGCCATGCCATAGGGATGAGCAGAACTTCCCTTTACCATAAATTGAAAGCTTTGGTAGATATGTCACCAGCGGAGTTTATCAGAACCATTCGATTGAAGCGCGCTAGAAAATTGCTCCTTAATCCCATGAACAACATCAGCGAAGTAGCCTACAGCACTGGCTTTTCAGATGCCAAATATTTCAGTACCCTATTCAAAAAATACTACGACCAAAGTCCATCTGCCTTCGTGGCCGACAAGAAAGGGAGCCACTGA
- a CDS encoding RagB/SusD family nutrient uptake outer membrane protein, which yields MKNFKNIIVLSLSILVTACSLDEEPPFPNNESVYATVEGVQTALDGTYQGLTAFNYMGNDFHYVTGGNSGFFVSGKGGEATSSDNVNLCSLRPLNSSTHLEGLWRTTYAAVSRANDMIQAIDTAAFSESDRLMVKDALGQAYFLRAYNYFNLVRLWGEVPLRLTPATDQDIHLSLSSASEGYDQIIADAELAASMMNGAAGLGYPKAFAAHMLLAKVYMVLATAPAELQDTTLDYWQLAYDHAIQVYGQYELVGDFAELWESEGGNTEESIFELQFNKINSSNFVKLFTASNAIAGPSWGRMKINAEVYDLHAATYASDPRIAETYKGSYVNRNPNSGGYGNTVANYPDNTARKKFNSGFPYLYKYYEKDTANVTDLSNQNFIIYRYADLLLMLSEISNELQNGEQLGYVTEVLARVGLTPQVGYSSGKDSFREAIMNEYRFELVGEGHDWFNNRRRGYQYFYDHVIDAHNNGPKFDPVVDVTLEDNEDIIMYLPLPAHEINTNQEIN from the coding sequence ATGAAAAATTTTAAAAATATAATCGTACTTAGTCTGAGCATACTAGTGACTGCTTGTAGTTTAGATGAAGAACCACCATTTCCAAACAATGAAAGTGTATACGCTACAGTAGAAGGTGTACAGACGGCACTGGACGGCACCTATCAGGGGCTGACAGCATTCAACTATATGGGCAATGACTTCCATTATGTGACTGGAGGAAACTCAGGATTTTTTGTGTCGGGCAAAGGAGGCGAGGCCACCAGCTCAGACAATGTTAACCTTTGTTCACTGCGTCCTTTGAACAGCTCTACACATCTAGAAGGTCTGTGGAGAACGACTTACGCCGCGGTGAGCAGAGCCAATGACATGATACAGGCTATCGACACCGCAGCTTTCAGCGAAAGCGACAGGCTGATGGTCAAAGATGCATTGGGACAAGCCTATTTCTTGAGAGCCTACAATTATTTCAACTTGGTCAGACTCTGGGGCGAGGTGCCTTTGAGACTCACGCCTGCTACAGATCAGGACATTCATCTCTCTTTGTCGTCGGCTAGTGAGGGATATGACCAGATCATAGCAGATGCCGAACTGGCCGCTTCGATGATGAATGGCGCAGCTGGCTTAGGCTATCCTAAAGCATTTGCCGCTCACATGCTGCTGGCCAAGGTCTACATGGTATTGGCTACGGCTCCTGCCGAATTGCAGGACACCACGCTGGATTATTGGCAGTTGGCCTACGACCATGCGATACAGGTCTATGGACAGTACGAACTGGTGGGCGACTTTGCCGAACTTTGGGAATCCGAGGGGGGCAATACAGAAGAGTCTATTTTTGAACTACAGTTCAATAAAATCAATTCTTCAAACTTCGTGAAGTTATTCACCGCTTCCAATGCCATTGCAGGGCCATCGTGGGGCAGAATGAAGATAAACGCAGAAGTCTATGATTTGCACGCTGCTACCTATGCCTCAGACCCTAGAATAGCAGAAACGTACAAGGGATCTTATGTAAATAGAAATCCCAATTCGGGTGGGTACGGCAATACAGTAGCCAACTACCCAGACAATACAGCTCGCAAGAAATTCAACAGTGGATTTCCATACCTGTATAAGTACTACGAAAAAGATACCGCTAACGTCACCGACCTCAGCAATCAGAATTTTATCATCTATCGATATGCCGATCTGCTGCTGATGCTCTCCGAGATATCCAACGAACTTCAAAATGGAGAGCAGTTGGGCTACGTCACCGAAGTATTGGCTAGAGTGGGGCTCACGCCACAGGTAGGCTATAGCAGCGGGAAAGACAGTTTTCGAGAGGCCATTATGAATGAATACCGTTTTGAGCTGGTAGGCGAAGGCCACGACTGGTTCAACAATCGCCGAAGAGGCTACCAGTACTTCTATGATCACGTCATCGACGCGCACAACAACGGGCCTAAGTTTGACCCTGTCGTAGATGTGACTTTGGAAGACAACGAAGATATAATCATGTACCTGCCATTGCCAGCGCATGAAATAAACACGAACCAAGAAATCAACTAA
- a CDS encoding glycoside hydrolase family 3 N-terminal domain-containing protein: MKNIIHTLIVGSLVMSCQTTPQVQYTDATAPVEARVESLMSQMTLEEKIGQMCQYVAPLHIEESKKRIKGEELIHNDQWGLYPGMSSDSLRALVSSGEIGSFLHVKDAKEANDLQRLAKETRLKIPLLIGIDAIHGHAMIEGSTVFPTQLGLSSSWDNELLYQVAKATAKEVRATGMHWTFSPNVDVARDPRWGRCGETFGEDPYMVTQMGLAFTNGYQGDFGEDNVLACAKHFIAGSEPYNGTNASPMDASMRQLREIWLPPYKAQVDANVFTFMAAHNELNGIPCHSNKMLLTDILRDEWGYDGFVVSDWMDIERIEKLHHVAANAKDAIRLSVDAGMDMHMHGPNFLTPLAELVRSGAIDENKINESCRKILKAKFMLGLFEDPFVDEGSAAKELFSEEHQALSIEAARKSIVLLKNDGLLPFTSQKKILVTGPNAHNHRLMGDWALPQPEDKLTTIYEGFQQVFTDAQVDYVNSGESLRNPDAAALEAAVAKAKGYDAIVVAVGSNSLRYEKDEKNCGENVGRSTINLMGNQLELVKRLYKINKNIVIVLVNGRPLSEPWIKENIPAIIEAWEPGSFGGQAIAEIVKGDVNPSGKLTMTFPYHVGQVPMVYNKKPSVFFHKYIDAPSKPLWHFGYGLSYTQFAYDQLQLSASSIAPDTSVQVSVTITNTGSLPGDEIAQLYIRDEVSSVTRPVKELKGYQRVSLAPKESKQIVFELQAKDLAFYDIDMKYGVEKGTFQIMVGTSSADKDLLSAKLELTQSKSIDQ; this comes from the coding sequence GTGAAGAACATCATACATACCCTCATCGTCGGCAGTTTGGTCATGTCTTGTCAGACCACACCGCAGGTACAATATACAGACGCCACGGCCCCAGTAGAAGCTAGAGTAGAAAGCCTCATGTCGCAGATGACCTTGGAAGAAAAAATAGGTCAAATGTGTCAGTATGTGGCGCCGCTGCATATCGAAGAATCCAAGAAGCGAATCAAAGGCGAAGAGCTCATCCACAACGACCAATGGGGACTTTACCCAGGCATGAGTTCAGACTCCTTGAGGGCTTTGGTTTCGTCTGGCGAAATAGGTTCTTTTCTTCATGTGAAAGACGCCAAAGAGGCCAACGACTTGCAGCGCCTGGCCAAAGAAACCAGACTCAAAATCCCACTACTCATCGGTATCGATGCCATCCATGGCCATGCCATGATCGAAGGGAGCACGGTTTTCCCTACGCAGCTAGGATTGTCTTCTTCTTGGGACAATGAGTTGTTGTATCAAGTAGCCAAAGCCACCGCCAAGGAAGTTCGTGCCACAGGTATGCACTGGACCTTTTCTCCCAATGTAGACGTAGCCAGAGACCCTAGATGGGGCCGATGCGGAGAGACTTTTGGCGAAGACCCATACATGGTCACTCAGATGGGATTGGCTTTCACCAATGGCTATCAGGGAGATTTTGGTGAGGACAATGTACTGGCTTGCGCCAAACATTTTATCGCGGGTAGCGAACCTTATAATGGGACCAACGCCTCGCCGATGGACGCTTCCATGAGGCAGCTTAGAGAAATTTGGTTGCCGCCCTACAAGGCACAAGTCGACGCAAATGTGTTCACCTTCATGGCCGCGCACAACGAGCTCAACGGCATCCCCTGCCACAGCAACAAAATGCTACTCACCGACATCCTAAGAGACGAGTGGGGCTACGACGGATTCGTGGTGAGCGACTGGATGGATATCGAACGCATCGAAAAACTGCACCACGTAGCAGCAAATGCCAAGGACGCCATCCGACTGTCGGTAGATGCTGGCATGGATATGCACATGCATGGTCCCAACTTCCTGACGCCTCTGGCCGAACTAGTAAGAAGTGGCGCCATCGACGAAAACAAAATCAACGAGTCTTGTCGCAAAATCCTCAAAGCCAAATTTATGTTGGGCTTGTTCGAAGATCCATTTGTAGACGAGGGTAGCGCGGCAAAAGAGCTTTTCTCCGAGGAGCATCAGGCACTGAGCATAGAGGCAGCTCGCAAATCTATCGTGCTATTAAAAAACGACGGCCTATTGCCATTCACGTCACAAAAGAAAATATTGGTGACCGGTCCAAACGCCCACAATCACCGACTGATGGGCGACTGGGCATTGCCACAGCCAGAAGACAAGCTCACTACCATCTACGAAGGATTCCAGCAGGTATTTACCGACGCGCAAGTAGATTATGTAAATAGCGGTGAGAGCCTGAGAAATCCAGACGCCGCTGCCTTGGAGGCAGCAGTTGCAAAAGCCAAGGGCTACGATGCCATCGTAGTAGCTGTAGGGTCCAACTCACTCAGGTACGAAAAGGATGAAAAAAACTGCGGAGAAAATGTAGGGCGCTCTACCATCAACCTGATGGGCAATCAGCTCGAATTGGTTAAACGATTGTATAAAATCAACAAGAACATAGTTATAGTTTTAGTGAATGGACGTCCGCTATCAGAACCCTGGATCAAAGAAAATATCCCTGCTATTATTGAGGCTTGGGAGCCGGGTTCTTTTGGTGGACAAGCCATAGCCGAAATTGTAAAAGGCGATGTAAATCCATCGGGCAAACTCACCATGACCTTTCCCTACCACGTAGGGCAAGTGCCCATGGTGTACAACAAAAAGCCATCTGTGTTTTTTCACAAATACATAGATGCACCCTCCAAGCCTTTGTGGCATTTTGGATACGGTCTCAGCTACACGCAGTTCGCATACGACCAACTACAGTTGAGTGCCAGCAGCATAGCGCCCGACACCTCAGTGCAGGTGTCGGTCACCATCACCAACACGGGGTCTCTGCCAGGCGACGAAATCGCCCAGCTGTATATCCGAGACGAGGTGTCGTCGGTCACCCGACCAGTCAAAGAATTGAAAGGCTACCAGAGAGTGTCGCTTGCGCCTAAGGAGTCGAAGCAAATCGTATTCGAACTCCAAGCCAAAGACCTCGCTTTCTACGACATCGACATGAAGTATGGAGTAGAGAAAGGGACTTTCCAAATTATGGTAGGTACGTCGTCGGCAGACAAAGACTTGCTTTCGGCCAAGCTGGAACTCACCCAATCCAAATCAATTGATCAATAA
- a CDS encoding SusC/RagA family TonB-linked outer membrane protein, with protein MKQTYFITILLFLTHLGYAQHSVSGTVVDNEGETIPGASIIISGTKEGVVTDIDGRFTLTTPDDATLVVSFLGYLKQEISVAGKSKLDIVLTPDFVELDEIVVVGYGTMRKSDVTGSISSVKVEENVARQYSTVDNLLRGRAAGVQVSGTSGNPGMGISVKIRGTNSLRGNNEPLYVVDGVIISSAGEDAMDASTDGNSLQENQNGLNGINPRDIESIEVLKDASATAIYGSRGANGVVLITTKQGEPGQTRINAYVTSSLAQISKKIDVLNGTDYAMYRNEEAIRSGNEPVFQINNGNVYPISYTANGPVVGDEAFQQINWQDEIYEYGISYNAGVALSGGFGDDGSYYISGGYNDQSGIVDASHIQSGDFRINLNSSLTEKLSVDARFSAYYSQGNFAQNGSKSGGSRGFINNVVDYSPIVDSEIDDFGNELELSNPYSWLNDYEDYSEEGRFIGSVGLTYKLPIKGLKYQLRAGGDIRNKERKKFYGLTTFPGSQSNGVLSISSLDSKSYTLNNLLMYNTTFNKIHRINSTVGFTYEGRQIMNTLYEAQNFATTEFTVNGAQYAAFVSRPLSTLPAAENLLSYLGRVNYTLMDKYILTASFRADGSSKFANGHKYGYFPSFSVAWRASDESFIESLGLVDELKFRAGWGRIGNQGISPYQTLSNYNRIYYSDAGNGDKVGFVPANIANPDLTWETTTQLNVGVDFGVFDNRLTATVDAYSKTTTDLLQQMEIPTSAGYEQMLTNRGTILNKGLEVSLNAKAIDKNDWFVSVGGNIAFNRTELQELGIPDAPIFIEGSEQQRSYYLGSNVSSGTYFKAPANIFLEGEQVGLFYGWQTDGIYQTGDTDILDGAQPGDIKRIDQNGDGVVDGNDRVIIGNPNPDFIFGANLSVEYKRFSLNVQANGVYGNEIANGNLLRLGIAEGTSRNIMPVAYHEAWRPDLPSNTFPRVGYIGENNAGAISDRIIEDGSYLRINNVTLGYDLPVEKVLNSCHIYFSAQNLLTLTNYSGYDPVITSYQNTSGIMGVDWVNYPNARVFILGLNLSF; from the coding sequence ATGAAACAAACTTACTTTATAACGATCCTACTGTTCCTTACGCACTTGGGCTATGCTCAGCACAGCGTGTCGGGAACAGTAGTGGATAATGAAGGGGAAACTATTCCAGGAGCTAGTATCATTATTAGCGGCACCAAAGAAGGTGTGGTCACTGATATAGACGGAAGGTTTACGCTGACGACACCAGATGATGCTACGCTAGTAGTTTCTTTTTTGGGCTATTTGAAACAAGAAATTTCCGTTGCCGGAAAATCTAAACTGGATATTGTACTGACACCCGATTTTGTCGAGCTAGACGAAATAGTAGTGGTAGGCTACGGCACCATGAGAAAGAGTGACGTGACCGGGTCCATCTCCTCTGTGAAAGTAGAAGAGAATGTGGCCAGACAATATTCTACGGTAGACAACTTGCTTCGCGGACGTGCGGCAGGGGTGCAGGTCTCTGGTACGAGTGGCAATCCTGGCATGGGTATCAGCGTAAAAATCCGAGGTACGAATAGCCTTCGTGGCAACAACGAGCCGCTCTATGTGGTAGATGGAGTCATTATCTCATCGGCTGGAGAAGACGCTATGGATGCCAGCACGGATGGCAACTCACTCCAAGAAAATCAAAATGGCCTGAACGGGATCAACCCACGAGACATCGAAAGCATAGAAGTACTAAAGGATGCTTCTGCCACGGCTATCTATGGTTCGAGAGGAGCCAATGGCGTGGTCTTGATCACCACCAAGCAAGGAGAGCCTGGCCAAACCAGAATCAACGCATATGTGACGAGCAGCTTGGCGCAAATCAGCAAGAAAATAGATGTGCTGAACGGTACAGATTACGCCATGTATAGAAATGAAGAAGCGATCAGGTCTGGAAACGAGCCTGTTTTTCAAATCAACAATGGCAATGTCTACCCGATCAGTTACACTGCCAATGGCCCAGTCGTAGGCGACGAGGCTTTCCAGCAGATCAACTGGCAAGACGAAATTTATGAATATGGCATCAGCTACAATGCTGGGGTGGCCTTGAGTGGAGGGTTTGGCGATGACGGATCTTACTATATCTCTGGTGGGTACAACGACCAATCTGGTATCGTAGACGCTTCACACATTCAAAGTGGAGATTTCCGTATCAACCTCAACAGCAGTCTTACGGAAAAGTTGAGTGTAGATGCTCGATTTTCGGCATACTATAGTCAAGGCAACTTTGCACAAAACGGCAGTAAGTCTGGCGGTAGCAGAGGATTTATCAACAACGTGGTAGACTACTCCCCAATCGTAGACAGCGAAATTGACGATTTCGGAAATGAACTAGAATTGTCTAACCCTTATTCTTGGTTGAATGATTACGAAGACTACTCAGAAGAAGGACGTTTTATTGGTTCTGTGGGCCTTACCTACAAGCTCCCCATCAAAGGGCTCAAGTACCAATTGAGAGCTGGCGGTGACATTCGAAACAAAGAGAGAAAGAAGTTTTACGGACTCACTACCTTCCCAGGTTCACAGAGCAACGGGGTACTTTCTATCTCTAGTTTAGACTCGAAGTCTTATACGCTCAACAACCTGCTCATGTACAACACGACTTTCAACAAAATCCACCGCATCAACTCTACGGTAGGGTTTACTTACGAAGGACGTCAGATCATGAATACGCTGTACGAGGCGCAAAATTTTGCCACCACCGAATTTACCGTGAATGGTGCTCAGTACGCAGCCTTTGTCTCTAGGCCATTGTCTACTTTGCCTGCGGCAGAAAACCTGCTGTCTTATCTAGGTAGAGTCAATTACACCCTGATGGACAAATATATTTTGACCGCATCGTTTCGCGCAGATGGATCTTCCAAATTTGCCAACGGGCATAAGTACGGGTACTTCCCTTCTTTTTCAGTAGCATGGAGAGCCTCTGATGAGTCGTTTATCGAATCATTGGGTTTAGTAGACGAATTGAAATTTAGAGCAGGTTGGGGGCGTATCGGTAATCAAGGAATCAGTCCTTATCAAACCTTGAGCAACTACAACAGAATCTACTACTCAGATGCTGGTAATGGAGACAAGGTAGGTTTTGTGCCAGCCAATATTGCCAACCCTGATCTGACTTGGGAAACCACGACTCAGCTCAATGTAGGTGTAGATTTCGGCGTGTTCGACAATAGATTGACGGCGACAGTAGACGCCTATTCAAAGACTACGACAGACCTCTTGCAGCAAATGGAAATACCAACCAGTGCAGGTTATGAGCAGATGCTCACCAATAGAGGCACCATTCTAAACAAAGGCTTGGAAGTGAGCCTGAACGCAAAAGCAATCGACAAAAACGATTGGTTTGTCTCTGTGGGTGGCAACATCGCCTTCAACAGAACCGAACTGCAAGAGCTAGGTATTCCAGATGCACCGATCTTCATCGAAGGGTCGGAGCAGCAGAGATCCTATTACTTAGGGAGCAATGTCTCGTCGGGCACTTATTTCAAGGCGCCTGCCAATATCTTTCTAGAAGGGGAGCAGGTAGGCTTGTTTTATGGATGGCAAACAGACGGTATCTATCAGACAGGCGATACAGATATCTTGGATGGCGCACAGCCGGGCGATATCAAAAGAATAGACCAGAACGGCGATGGAGTAGTAGATGGTAATGATCGAGTGATCATCGGCAACCCCAATCCAGATTTTATTTTTGGGGCTAACCTTTCGGTAGAATACAAACGATTTTCATTGAATGTACAGGCCAACGGTGTCTATGGTAATGAAATCGCCAACGGCAACTTGCTCCGATTGGGCATTGCCGAAGGTACCAGTAGAAACATCATGCCAGTAGCCTATCACGAAGCTTGGAGGCCAGACTTGCCGAGCAATACCTTCCCACGCGTAGGATACATCGGCGAAAACAACGCGGGTGCCATTTCGGATCGAATCATAGAAGATGGCAGCTACCTGCGAATCAACAATGTGACTCTGGGCTACGACTTGCCTGTAGAGAAGGTGTTGAACTCCTGTCACATTTATTTCTCCGCACAGAACTTACTTACGCTTACTAATTATAGCGGCTATGATCCAGTGATTACCAGCTATCAGAATACCAGCGGAATCATGGGAGTGGATTGGGTCAACTACCCAAATGCCCGAGTATTTATCCTCGGTCTTAATTTGAGTTTCTAA